A single region of the Brachypodium distachyon strain Bd21 chromosome 3, Brachypodium_distachyon_v3.0, whole genome shotgun sequence genome encodes:
- the LOC100830345 gene encoding patatin-like protein 2: MSPVHVPEHNSGSGSLTLNPVLGGVASSSLLTPRSPPPSYGNIVTVLSIDGGGVRGIIPGTILAFLEEKLQEIDGPEARIADYFDVIAGTSTGGLVTAMLTAPNKDGRPLFAAKDINKFYLDHCPKIFPAASSWPFGLWKTMTGPKYDGQYLHSIVKELLGGTRVSQALQNIVVPTFDIKLLQPTIFSKYDAQNDVSKDALLSDVCISTSAAPTYLPGHHFQTKHKDGTPRDFDLIDGGVAANNPTMLAITDVSKQILLGNRDYFPIKPADYGKFLVLSLGTGSAKVEGKFDAAASSKWGVLGWLYNSGATPLIDSFSQASADLVDIQASVLFQALRSEKRYLRIQDDELKGDTSSVDVSTPDNLRRLVGVGEALLKRSVCRVDVETGKSVPDKNRGTNEEELLNFARLLSQERKARLQKKGIKQ; encoded by the exons ATGTCGCCGGTGCACGTCCCTGAGCACAACAGCGGCAGCGGGTCCCTGACCCTGAACCCGGTGCTCGGCGGCGTCGCGTCCTCCTCGCTTCTGACGCccaggtcgccgccgccgtcctacGGGAACATCGTCACCGTGCTGAgcatcgacggcggcggcgtccgcggcaTCATCCCCGGCACCATCCTTGCTTTCCTCGAAGAAAAGCTCCAG GAGATCGATGGGCCGGAGGCGAGGATCGCGGACTACTTTGACGTGATCGCCGGGACGAGCACCGGAGGGCTGGTGACGGCCATGCTCACCGCGCCCAACAAGGATGGCCGGCCGCTGTTCGCCGCCAAGGACATCAACAAGTTCTACCTCGACCACTGCCCAAAGATCTTCCCGGCCGCCAGCAGCTGGCCTTTCGGCTTGTGGAAGACCATGACGGGGCCCAAGTACGACGGCCAGTACCTGCACTCCATCGTGAAAGAGCTGCTCGGCGGGACGAGGGTGAGCCAGGCGCTGCAGAACATCGTCGTCCCCACCTTCGACATCAAGCTCCTCCAGCCCACCATCTTCTCCAAATACGAC GCCCAGAACGATGTGTCCAAGGACGCTCTGCTCTCCGACGTGTGCATCAGCACGTCCGCCGCGCCGACCTACCTCCCGGGCCACCACTTCCAGACCAAGCACAAGGATGGCACTCCACGGGACTTCGACCTCATCGACGGAGGCGTCGCCGCAAACAATCCG ACGATGCTGGCGATAACTGACGTGAGCAAGCAGATCCTGCTGGGCAACAGGGACTACTTCCCGATCAAGCCGGCGGACTACGGCAAGTTCCTGGTGCTCTCGCTGGGGACCGGCTCCGCCAAGGTGGAGGGGAAGTtcgacgcggcggcgagcagcaaGTGGGGCGTGCTCGGGTGGCTCTACAACAGCGGCGCCACGCCGCTGATCGACAGCTTCAGCCAGGCCAGCGCCGACCTCGTCGACATCCAGGCCTCCGTGCTCTTCCAGGCGCTTCGCTCCGAGAAGCGGTACCTCCGGATCCAAGACGACGAGCTCAAGGGCGACACCTCCTCCGTCGACGTGTCCACGCCGGACAACCTGAGaaggctcgtcggcgtcggggaGGCCCTGCTCAAGAGGAGCGTGTGCAGGGTGGACGTCGAGACCGGCAAGAGCGTGCCTGACAAGAACAGAGGCACcaacgaggaggagctgctcaATTTCGCACGCCTGCTGTCGCAGGAGCGCAAGGCCAGGCTACAGAAGAAGGGCATCAAACAGTAG
- the LOC100831142 gene encoding patatin-like protein 2, protein MPPAMQVPGESNGPRRLLNPAQRALSSRRSSLPSTPGSPPPSYGSIVTVLSIDGGGVRGIIPGTILAFLEEKLQELDGPEARIADYFDVIAGTSTGGLVTAMLTAPNDVDGRPLFAAKDINSFYLDHCPKIFPPISKGPFGLLKSMAGPKYDGEYLHSIVKKLLGDTRVRDTLKNIVIPTFDIKHMQPTIFSTYDAIQDVSKNALLSDVCIGTSAAPTYLPGHHFQTKHKDGTPRDFDLIDGGVAANNPTLLAMTHVTKQILMGNKDFFPIRPADYGKFMILSLGTGTAKIEEKFDAGQCGKWGILGWLYNNGTTPIIDSFSQASSDLVDIHASVLFQALHCEKRYLRIQDDELKGETASVDVSAPENLNRLVDVGKALLKRKMCKVNVETGKNEPDLKRGTNEEELIHFAKMLSEERKARLGNEGGQY, encoded by the exons ATGCCGCCGGCCATGCAAGTACCGGGAGAGAGCAACGGGCCACGACGGTTGCTGAACCCGGCGCAGCGCGCGCTCAGTAGCCGCCGGTCGTCACTGCCGTCGACTCCTGGGTCGCCCCCGCCTTCCTACGGGAGCATCGTCACCGTTCTCAgcatcgacggcggcggcgtccgtggcATCATCCCCGGCACCATCCTCGCCTTCCTCGAAGAAAAGCTCCAG GAGCTGGATGGGCCGGAGGCGAGGATCGCGGACTACTTCGACGTGATCGCCGGGACGAGCACCGGGGGCCTGGTGACGGCCATGCTCACCGCGCCCAACGATGTCGACGGCCGGCCGCTCTTCGCCGCCAAGGACATCAACAGCTTCTATCTCGACCACTGCCCCAAGATCTTCCCTCCCATCAG CAAAGGACCTTTTGGCCTGTTGAAGAGCATGGCGGGACCCAAATACGACGGCGAGTACCTCCACTCGATCGTCAAGAAGTTGCTCGGCGACACGCGCGTCCGTGATACGCTGAAGAACATCGTCATCCCCACATTCGACATCAAGCACATGCAGCCCACGATATTCTCAACTTACGAC GCCATCCAGGATGTCTCCAAGAACGCTCTTCTGTCGGACGTCTGCATCGGCACGTCCGCCGCGCCGACCTACCTCCCTGGCCACCACTTCCAGACCAAGCACAAGGATGGCACTCCACGGGACTTCGACCTCATCGACGGAGGAGTCGCCGCAAACAATCCG ACGCTGCTGGCGATGACGCACGTAACGAAGCAGATCCTGATGGGTAACAAGGACTTCTTCCCCATCAGGCCGGCAGACTATGGCAAGTTCATGATCCTATCCCTCGGCACCGGCACGGCCAAGATCGAGGAGAAATTCGACGCCGGCCAGTGCGGCAAATGGGGCATCCTCGGCTGGCTCTACAACAACGGCACCACTCCCATCATTGACAGCTTCAGCCAGGCCAGCTCCGACCTCGTTGACATCCACGCCTCCGTGCTCTTCCAGGCGTTGCACTGCGAGAAGCGGTACCTCCGGATCCAGGACGACGAGCTCAAGGGAGAGACGGCCTCCGTCGACGTGTCCGCACCGGAGAACCTGAACCGGCTCGTCGACGTCGGCAAGGCGCTGCTGAAGAGGAAGATGTGCAAGGTAAACGTCGAGACGGGCAAGAATGAGCCTGACTTGAAGAGGGGCACCAACGAGGAGGAGCTGATCCATTTCGCTAAAATGTTGTCGGAGGAGCGCAAGGCCAGGCTTGGGAATGAAGGCGGCCAATACTAG
- the LOC100830651 gene encoding protein MIZU-KUSSEI 1 gives MPSLIDGTASLRSLLRPVTDENRRTSKQQQQHHGASGGGVVGLFKMFKLVPMLTTGCKMAALLGGRHSKYSIPRQAPALLADHLPAVTLFGRRRGRLSLAIHEDTRAAPAFLIELPMLAPALHREMATGTLKLALESDTRSARRKLLEEYVWAVYCNGRKAGYAIRRKAADASDDETHVLRMLRGVSMGAGVLPPPPGYGELKDLGSGATATPSNGPDGELTYMRARVERVVGSKDSEAFYMINPDDAGAKGGHGAAELSIFLVRKK, from the coding sequence ATGCCGTCTCTCATCGACGGCACGGCGTCGCTGCGGTCGCTGCTCCGGCCGGTCACGGACGAGAACCGCCGGACGTCgaagcagcaacagcagcatcatggcgccagcggcggcggcgtggtggggCTCTTCAAGATGTTCAAGCTCGTCCCCATGCTCACCACGGGCTGCAAGATGGCCGCCCTGCTCGGCGGCCGGCACAGCAAGTACAGCATCCCCAggcaggcgccggcgctcctGGCCGACCACTTGCCGGCCGTGACGCTGTTCGGGCGCCGCAGGGGCCGGCTGAGCCTGGCCATCCACGAGGACACGCGCGCGGCCCCGGCGTTCCTCATCGAGCTGCCGATGCTGGCGCCCGCGCTCCACAGGGAGATGGCCACGGGGACGCTGAAGCTGGCCCTGGAGAGCGACACCCGGAGCGCGAGGAGAAAGCTCCTGGAGGAGTACGTGTGGGCCGTCTACTGCAACGGGCGGAAAGCCGGGTACGCCATCCGCCGCAAGGCCGCGGACGCGTCCGATGACGAGACGCACGTGCTCAGGATGCTCCGCGGCGTGTCCATGGGCGCCGGGgtgctcccgccgccgcctggctACGGCGAGCTGAAGGACCtgggcagcggcgccacggCCACCCCGTCCAATGGTCCCGATGGCGAGCTGACTTACATGCGCGCACGCGTCGAGCGGGTCGTCGGGTCGAAGGATTCTGAGGCGTTTTACATGATCAACCCGGACGATGCCGGCGCCaagggcggccatggcgccgcggAGCTCAGCATTTTCCTGGTGAGGAAGAAGTGA